The stretch of DNA CGCCCTCATGGCCTCCCGCGCCTAGCGCAATGGCCTTGTACTACGGGAGCCGGACCATGAATGTGTTGATCAAGACCCTCGCCATCGGCGTAGCGTGCACGGCTATGGTCGCCGTCACCGCCCCTGCGCTCGCGCAGGCCGACCCGGTACCGCGCCAGGGCATCGCCGCCGGCGACGTGCTGTTGCGCGTCCGGACGATCCTGGTCGCGCCGAACGAGACATCGGGCAGCGTCCTGCCCGCGTTTCCCGGCGAGCATGTCCGCGTCGACAACAGCTTCATGCCCGAGGTCGATGTCACCTACATGGCGACAGATCACATCGGTTTCGAGCTGATCGCGTCGACTACCAGGCATCAGGCCAATGGCCGTACGGGTACGACCGGCTCGATCGGCAAGCTCGCCTCGACCTGGGTGCTGCCGCCGACGCTGACCGCGCAATATCACCTGAACCCGACGGGCAGGATCCGCCCCTATGTCGGTGCCGGGCTCAACTACACGATCTTCTGGAACGAGACCGCGTCGAAAGGGCTCGGCGCCGCGGTCGGCCCTACTGACGTCCGCATGAAGGACAGCATCGGCTGGGCGGCACAGGCGGGTGTCGATATCGACATCACGCCGCGGGTGTTCCTCAATCTCGACGTCAAATTCATCGACATCGATACGAGCGCGCGGCTGCGGACGACGGCGGCCGGCACGCAGCGCGTCGCGATCAGTCTCGATCCGCTCGTGTTTGGCGTTGGGCTTGGGATCCGGCTGTGATGGGCACGGCGACGCTTCCATGACCGTGCGCGACCCCGCCCCGTGTATCTGCAGCGTCAGGCGATTTTCGCTACAGGTCGGACGTCGATCGCCGCCGAGGCCGGGGCGACCGCAAGGTGGCGATCGCAGAGCGCAACCATCGCCGGACGGTGGCTGACCATCACGAGCCCCTGCCGTGTTCTGGCGAGCCGGGCGAACAGGCGCTCGGCGACCCGGCGTTCGGTGTCGCGGTCGAGGCCTTCGGTCGGTTCGTCGAGCAGCAACCACGGTGCCGGGACGAGACAGGCGCGGGCGAGCGCGAGGCGGCGCCGTTCGCCGCCGGACAGCCGCACGCCGTGTTCCCCGATCCAGCTGTCGAGGCCGTCCGGAAGCGCCTGGATCACGTCCGCCAACGCAACGTCGCCGAGAACCGCCCACATCGCGGTATCGTCGGCCAGCGGATCGCCCAGCGCGAGGGCGTCGCGGATCGTGCCGGCCAGCAGCGCTGCGTCCTGTGGTGCCCAGCCGAACGTCGCGCGTCGCACCGCCAGAGGAACGGTGGTGATGTCCCTACCGCCGATGAACGCCGTGCCCGGTTCCACCGTTCGCAAACCGAGCAGGCCTTCCACGAGCGTGGTCTTGCCGGTTCCCGATGCGCCGATCAAAGCGACTCGCGTGCCGGCCGGCAGGTGCGTCCCAAGCAGACCGATCGTCGGCGCCGTCGCGCACCCGGCCGGTTCGCCCTGTTCGACGATGCCCGGCAACAGGCCATTCAGCCGCGCCATGGCCTCGCATACCGCGCTGCGCTGCGCCAAACTGCGCAACACCGGTCCCGCCCCATCGATCGTCATCACCGCCGCCAGCGCGCACAAGGCGGCGATCGGTGCGCCCTCGGGTGCCGCGAGGACCAGAGCGGCGAGTCCCGCCACGCCGAGCGCGACCGCCTGGATGAACTCGAACCAGCCCGCCATGCCCGCCTGCGCGCGTTGCGCGTCCGCGAGGCGGAGGCTGCCCGCGTCGACCGCCGCCATCGCCTGCGCCTCGACCCCATAGCAGCGCAGCTCGGCGGCAGCATCGGCGACGCCGGCGAACATGTCCTTCAGGGCGCCACTCGCCCGCTGCACGTCGCGGCCCGGTGCATGGAGGCGTCGGGCGAGCAGGGTCGCCACCCCCATGAGACCGGCCAGGCACGCCACCACCGCAATCGCCGGTCGCCATCCTCCCAGGCCGCATAGAAGCAAGCCACTCGCGAGTGCTGCGATCATGCCGGGCACCGCAGAGAGCCGGACGAACTGTGCCTCGACGACGTTGACGTCCTGGACGATGCGGGCAGTCGCCTCGCCCTGGGTCAACGCCAGCGCATGAACAGCGGGACCGCGCGCCAAGCCCAGAAACAAGGCAGGACGGATGCGGGCGAGCGCGCCGAACGCCGCGTCGTGGCTGGCGAGCCGCTCGCCGTACCGCCCCGCGGTGCGAAGGATCGCGAGCAGACGGATGCCGGCACTCGGCAGCATGTAGTTGAAGCCCTGCGCGGCGATCGTCCCGGCAAGCCCGGCAACCGCGGCGGCGGTGATGAACCAGCCCGACAGCCCGAGCAGCACGACCGAGGCCATCGCGACGATCGCCGCATAGCCACTCGCACGCCACAGGCCGCGGCGTTGCCGCCTGCGCTCGTCGGCGATCAATGTCTCGAACGCGGTCATGCCGGTGCGCCCAGGTGGATCACGACATCGGCGATCGCGGCCAGCCGCGCGCTATGAGTCGCGATGATCGTCGTCCGGCCGGCACACGCGCGCTTGATCGCCTCGACCAGGCGCACTTCGGACTCAATATCCAGATGCGCGGTCGGCTCGTCGAGCAACAAGACGGGCGCTGGCTTCAACAGCGCGCGGGCAAGCGCGATCCGACGCCGTTCCCCGCCGGACAGCCCGCTGCCGCGTGCGTCGATCGCTGCGCCCAACCCGCCGCGTGCGAGCAGCATCGGCGATAGGCCAGCGATCCGTGCGACTTCCGCGATCCGCTCGACCGCGGCGCTCGGATCGGCGAGCGCGATGTTCCCGCCGATCGTGCCCGGCAGGATCAGCGGCGATTGGCCCATCCACGCGGTGATCGGCGCGATGCTGCCGATCGCGGCGAGGTCGACGCCACCGATCAGGACGCGTCCCTCGGACAAGGGCGCCAAGCCCAGGAGTAGATGCAGCAGGCTGGTCTTGCCGCTGCCCGACGGGCCGACCAGCACGACGATCATGCCGGGCCGAACCTCGAGCGAAACGCCGGACACCGCCGCGCGGTCCTGCCCCGCATAGCGGATCGAGACGGACTCGAAGCCTATCGTCGGCGCCGCCTCGGACCAGCGGGGCGTGATCAATGGTGGCACCACCTTGGCCGCCTCGACCGCCGCCAATCGCTCCGCCGCGGTCTCCGCGGCCTGTCGGTCGTGGTACGCCGCCGCCAGCCGACGCATCGGTGCATAGAATTCGGGGGCGAGCGCGAGCACGAAGAACGCGCGGCCGAGATCGAGCGTTTTGGGAACCGCGAACGGGAGCAGGCCCAGCAGGTTGAACCCCGCATAGACAGCGACCAGCGCGACCGACAGCGCGGCGAAGAACTCCAGCGCGCCCGACGACAGGAACGCGACACGCAACACGCGCATCGTTCGCCGCGCAAGGTCCTCCGACGCTTCGGCGAGCGCTGCGGCCTCGCGCTCTTCCGCACGGAAGGCGAGGATGATCGGCAGCGCGCCGATCCGATCCGCGAACAGCCCCGACAGCCGGGCCAGCGCGGTGAACTGGCGACGCGACGCATCCGCCGCCGCACCCCCCGCAAGGATCATGGCGGCGAGAAACGGAAGGAACGTCGCCATCAGGATCGTCGCTGCGATCGGGCTGGCGATGGCGGTGGCGGCGAGCACGATCAACGGTGCGATCGACGCTGCCATCCGCGCGGGCAGGAACCGCGCGACATAGCCGTCGATTGCATCGACCTCGTCCACCGCCGCGGTCATCAGCGTGCCGGTCGTCGCGTCCGATCCCGGCGTGCGGTGAAGCGCCGCCTCGACGATCCGCCGCCGCAACCGCGTCTTCGCCCGGTACGCACCGCTTGCGCCGACGCGCGCCGCCAGCATCGCGCACGCACCGCGGCCAACCGCCGAGGCCAATGCCAGCATTACCCAAGGCAGCATCGCCGCGACGCCGGCCGGAACCGCGACGACCCCGCCCGCCAGACCGGCCGCGAACCCGATCGCCGCAACGCTGTCGAGCAACAACAGGGTTGCCGACACGCGCGCGCCGCCGCCATCCGCGACCACGGCCTTCAGATACGCTTTCGACGCGCGCGCGCGCTGCTTCGAAACGTCGCGCTCGATTATACTGTCCATGCCCACCGCATTCGGGGCCGACGCCACGCGCGTCTTTGACCGCGGTCAATGTTCGCGCTGCCGCCCGCGGCTAGCCGGGCCTCCAGGCAAGGCCGTCGACGGCAATGTGGGGAGCATAAAAATGGACCTTGGGGTCATCGACCTGTCGCGGCTGCAATTCGCATTGACCGCGTTGTACCATTTCCTGTTCGTACCGCTGACGCTCGGGCTGTCGATGATGCTGGTCATCATGGAAGCCGTATACGTGATGACGAACCGGCCGATCTGGCGGGTGATCACGCGGTTCTGGGGGCGCATCTTCGCGATCAACTTCGTGCTGGGCGTGGCCACCGGGCTGACGATGGAATTCCAGTTCGGCACCAACTGGTCGTATTTCTCGCATTATGTCGGTGACATCTTCGGCGCGCCGCTCGCGATCGAAGGGCTGATGGCGTTCTTCCTCGAAGCGACGTTCGTCGGGCTGATGTTCTTCGGCTGGGAACGCCTGTCGAAACTCGGCCATCTGACCGTCACGTGCATGGTCGCGCTCGGCACCAATTTGTCGGCACTATGGATCCTGGTCGCGAACGGCTGGATGCAGAATCCGACCGGCGCCGAGTTCAACACCGATACGATGCGGATGGAGGTCAGCGATTTCGGCGCGGTGCTGTTCAACCCGATCGCGCAGGCGAAATTCGTCCACACCGTCAGCGCGGGCTATGTCTGCGCCGCGGTCGTGGTGCTCGGCATCTCCGCCTTCTGGCTGCTCAAGGGACGCTACACCGCGGTCGCGCGCCGTTCGATGACCGTCGCCGCCGCATTCGGCCTCGCCGGATCGCTGTCGGTCGTCGTTCTCGGCGACGAGAGCGGCTACGCGCTGACCGACAACCAGAAGATGAAGCTCGCCGCGATCGAGGCCGCCTGGCACACCGCCCCCGCCCCCGCCGGACTGACGCTGTTCGGTCTGCCCGACGTTGCCGCGCGCGAGACGCGCTACGAGGTTCAGGTCCCCTGGGTGCTCGGCCTGATCGCCACCCGCAGCCTCGACAAGGAGGTGACGGGCATGTCCGAACTGGTGCTCAAGGCGCAGGAGCGGATAACCTCGGGCGTCATCGCCTATGACGCGGTCGAGCATCTCAAGATCGACCGCACCGACGTCGCACAGCGCGCGCGGTTCGAGGCGCACAAGCGCGACCTCGGCTATGCGCTGCTGCTGAAGCGCCACGTAGCCGACCCGCGGACCGCCAGTCCGCAACTGATCGCCGCGACCGCGTGGGACGTGGTCCCCAACGTCCCGCTGATGTTCTGGAGTTTCCGGATCATGGCGTTCATCGGCTTCTTCATGATCGCGCTGTTCGGCACCGCGTTCGTGCTCACCTCGCTGCGGATGCATACCCAGACTCGCTGGTTCCTGAAGCTCGCCGTCATCGCGATCCCGTTCCCCTGGATCGCGATCGAGCTCGGCTGGATGCTCGCCGAGATCGGCCGCCAGCCCTGGGCGATCGAGGGCGTGCTGCCCACCTTCCTGGCCGCTTCGTCACTGACCCGAGGGGTGTTGTGGGCGACGATCGTCGGCTTCACCGCGATCTACGGTACGCTTGCGGTGATCGAAGTACGGCTGATCCTCGCGACGATCCGCAAGGGACCGTTCGAGCATGACGAGGATCCGAAGCCTGCGCCTGCCCATGTGGCCGCCCCCGCCCGCGCCCCCGCCCCCGCCCCCGCCCCCGCCCTCACCGCCTGACAGGAGACATGACGATGTTCGACTATGAAACACTCCGTCTGATCTGGTGGGCGTTGCTCGGCACGCTGCTGATCGGGTTCGCGCTGACCGACGGCTTCGACCTCGGGGTCGCCGCGCTGCTCCCGTTCGTCGGGCGCACCGATGCCGAGCGGCGCATGGTGATCAATGCGATCGGCCCGACCTGGGAGGGCAACCAGGTGTGGTTCATTCTCGCCGGCGGCGCGATCTTCGCGGCGTGGCCGTTCGTCTATGCGATCAGCTTCTCGGGCTTCTATTTGGCCATGTTCCTGGTCCTCGCGGCCCTGATCCTGCGTCCGGTCGGCTTCAAATACCGGTCCAAGCGGCCCGATGCCGCGTGGCGGTCGCGCTGGGACTGGGCGCTGTTCGTCGGCGGGTTCGTGCCCGCGCTCGTGTTCGGCGTTGCAGTCGGCAACGTCCTGTCGGGCGCGCCCTTCCGCCTCGACAGCGACCTGCGCGCGTTCTTCGACGGCAGCTTCCTCGGGCTGTTCACGCCGTTCACGCTGCTGTGCGGGCTGCTGTCGGTGGCGATGCTCGTCCTGCACGGCAGCGCGTGGCTGGCGATCAAGATCGAGCACGGCGCGGTGCATGATCGCGCCCGGACGTTCGGCACGGTCGCGGCGATCGCATCGCTCGCGCTGTTCGCGATCGGCTGGGCGTTTATGGCCTATGGCGACATCGGCTACCGCATCGTTGGCGCGGTCGATCCTTCGGGTCCGTCCAATCCGTTACGCACGACCAGCGAACTGGCTCGTGGCGGATGGCTCGCCAATTACGGCCTCTATCCCTGGATGATGATCGCCCCGGTGCTCGGCTTCGGCGGCGCGGTGCTTGCGCTGTTCGGTATCCGGCGCGGATCGGAGGGCGCTGCGTTCGCCGGGTCGTCGGCGTCGGCGGTCGGCATCATCGCGACCGTGGGGCTGTCGATGTTTCCGTTCATCCTGCCGTCGAGCATCGACTCG from Sphingomonas sp. HMP9 encodes:
- a CDS encoding amino acid ABC transporter ATP-binding/permease protein, which translates into the protein MTAFETLIADERRRQRRGLWRASGYAAIVAMASVVLLGLSGWFITAAAVAGLAGTIAAQGFNYMLPSAGIRLLAILRTAGRYGERLASHDAAFGALARIRPALFLGLARGPAVHALALTQGEATARIVQDVNVVEAQFVRLSAVPGMIAALASGLLLCGLGGWRPAIAVVACLAGLMGVATLLARRLHAPGRDVQRASGALKDMFAGVADAAAELRCYGVEAQAMAAVDAGSLRLADAQRAQAGMAGWFEFIQAVALGVAGLAALVLAAPEGAPIAALCALAAVMTIDGAGPVLRSLAQRSAVCEAMARLNGLLPGIVEQGEPAGCATAPTIGLLGTHLPAGTRVALIGASGTGKTTLVEGLLGLRTVEPGTAFIGGRDITTVPLAVRRATFGWAPQDAALLAGTIRDALALGDPLADDTAMWAVLGDVALADVIQALPDGLDSWIGEHGVRLSGGERRRLALARACLVPAPWLLLDEPTEGLDRDTERRVAERLFARLARTRQGLVMVSHRPAMVALCDRHLAVAPASAAIDVRPVAKIA
- the cydB gene encoding cytochrome d ubiquinol oxidase subunit II; amino-acid sequence: MFDYETLRLIWWALLGTLLIGFALTDGFDLGVAALLPFVGRTDAERRMVINAIGPTWEGNQVWFILAGGAIFAAWPFVYAISFSGFYLAMFLVLAALILRPVGFKYRSKRPDAAWRSRWDWALFVGGFVPALVFGVAVGNVLSGAPFRLDSDLRAFFDGSFLGLFTPFTLLCGLLSVAMLVLHGSAWLAIKIEHGAVHDRARTFGTVAAIASLALFAIGWAFMAYGDIGYRIVGAVDPSGPSNPLRTTSELARGGWLANYGLYPWMMIAPVLGFGGAVLALFGIRRGSEGAAFAGSSASAVGIIATVGLSMFPFILPSSIDSHSSLTVWNASSSAKTLGIMLFVTVVLLPIVLAYTAWAYKVMFGRVTAQEVATNPDFY
- a CDS encoding OmpW/AlkL family protein is translated as MNVLIKTLAIGVACTAMVAVTAPALAQADPVPRQGIAAGDVLLRVRTILVAPNETSGSVLPAFPGEHVRVDNSFMPEVDVTYMATDHIGFELIASTTRHQANGRTGTTGSIGKLASTWVLPPTLTAQYHLNPTGRIRPYVGAGLNYTIFWNETASKGLGAAVGPTDVRMKDSIGWAAQAGVDIDITPRVFLNLDVKFIDIDTSARLRTTAAGTQRVAISLDPLVFGVGLGIRL
- the cydD gene encoding thiol reductant ABC exporter subunit CydD, whose product is MDSIIERDVSKQRARASKAYLKAVVADGGGARVSATLLLLDSVAAIGFAAGLAGGVVAVPAGVAAMLPWVMLALASAVGRGACAMLAARVGASGAYRAKTRLRRRIVEAALHRTPGSDATTGTLMTAAVDEVDAIDGYVARFLPARMAASIAPLIVLAATAIASPIAATILMATFLPFLAAMILAGGAAADASRRQFTALARLSGLFADRIGALPIILAFRAEEREAAALAEASEDLARRTMRVLRVAFLSSGALEFFAALSVALVAVYAGFNLLGLLPFAVPKTLDLGRAFFVLALAPEFYAPMRRLAAAYHDRQAAETAAERLAAVEAAKVVPPLITPRWSEAAPTIGFESVSIRYAGQDRAAVSGVSLEVRPGMIVVLVGPSGSGKTSLLHLLLGLAPLSEGRVLIGGVDLAAIGSIAPITAWMGQSPLILPGTIGGNIALADPSAAVERIAEVARIAGLSPMLLARGGLGAAIDARGSGLSGGERRRIALARALLKPAPVLLLDEPTAHLDIESEVRLVEAIKRACAGRTTIIATHSARLAAIADVVIHLGAPA
- a CDS encoding cytochrome ubiquinol oxidase subunit I, with amino-acid sequence MDLGVIDLSRLQFALTALYHFLFVPLTLGLSMMLVIMEAVYVMTNRPIWRVITRFWGRIFAINFVLGVATGLTMEFQFGTNWSYFSHYVGDIFGAPLAIEGLMAFFLEATFVGLMFFGWERLSKLGHLTVTCMVALGTNLSALWILVANGWMQNPTGAEFNTDTMRMEVSDFGAVLFNPIAQAKFVHTVSAGYVCAAVVVLGISAFWLLKGRYTAVARRSMTVAAAFGLAGSLSVVVLGDESGYALTDNQKMKLAAIEAAWHTAPAPAGLTLFGLPDVAARETRYEVQVPWVLGLIATRSLDKEVTGMSELVLKAQERITSGVIAYDAVEHLKIDRTDVAQRARFEAHKRDLGYALLLKRHVADPRTASPQLIAATAWDVVPNVPLMFWSFRIMAFIGFFMIALFGTAFVLTSLRMHTQTRWFLKLAVIAIPFPWIAIELGWMLAEIGRQPWAIEGVLPTFLAASSLTRGVLWATIVGFTAIYGTLAVIEVRLILATIRKGPFEHDEDPKPAPAHVAAPARAPAPAPAPALTA